Genomic DNA from Bradysia coprophila strain Holo2 chromosome X unlocalized genomic scaffold, BU_Bcop_v1 contig_39, whole genome shotgun sequence:
TTTCAAGGCAACAACAGTAAAAAGCGCCGCTGCGAGCGCTACAACAAACACGCATGTTCATTTAAAAGAAGGGAAAGAATGGCGATTCAGACTCATCAGAGGATTCTGCAGATGATCGACCGCATCGTTCGCACGGTAGGCTTTGACCGTAAGTACCTGCAGGCGAAAAAAACACAAGTGAAATCAATTTGTTGCTCCCAATTTGTCATATACGGAACAGAAATGCGCATTACATTTGTTGCATTTATCGCAATGCCAAAACCGCCACTTGTTACACGTCTTACAAATGTCACAGTGCCAGTAGCTATCGTCCTCTAATAATTCGTTGTCACAAAATGAGTAGTAAAGATCGGATGATCGGGAGAAAACGATTCGGAACAGTTCTTGCGTCTTAGAAATGTCATCTTCCTCAGCATCGTCATCCTTCCACTCTTCAGCCAAAGCCGAATCAGCAAAGctggaaattcaattaaatttctcaTTACCGTTCGTCGATTTAGTTATATCAATGTTGACGAAGCACCCCGGCAGTTAGGGATGCTATGAATTGTAGGTTAGGTTATCAATGAACCGCACTCACTTCGCAGAACTTGTGATCTGGTCACGCAGCGCGTTTCTGTCGATGGTTTCGACACCATTTTTAGCATTTTTCATAAGCCATTGTTCAAAGCAAGGATTTATGTCGCACGTCGTATCTGCTCCGAAGAAATATTCCAGATGGCCGAAGACATTTTTGCACTTAGATTTACATTTACATGTAGAGCCACAGTCACGTTTTGCTTTGACGCAAACACAGCGACTGGTCAGACATTTGCCAGAGCAAGGGCAATTATCTTCGGTTTTTGATCTTTTTGCCTTTGAGATTTGACCATCGTCTTTAGACGTGCTTGCATGCAACATCTTTATCGATAAATATAATATGGacaatcaaatatttaatttcaacaaaattttaaaatgacgACGGACTCGTTACGTACTGTACTGTACGTACAGGAACAGAGGTGATTGTTATAATATAGATCTCTTCAGTTGGCGACACTAATGACAGTACCCAGTTCACTTTGACTATTTTGTGTGCTAACTAATTACAGCCAACATCACTAAAgcggaatattttttaaattactgagaaattcaacaaaaaatgttagcAATTTTAGACTAAAATTTTTAGTTACTTCAagcaatgaatgtacaaaccaggtatggtcatagcgatttcatataagcaaactcacctctcatgagagatgacattcgaccataccttgtgttgacgttcattgacTTCAAGTTGTGACTTGAAGGTTTATTCCAAGTAACATTAAACACGAATTTTGTTGACTGGCCGAACGGAGACGATTTTATCCacagagatcggttttcataaaaatattgatgaggttttgtctctatggatgaaatttgacagatttctgttttgtacagaaaagatttttgaattCTTTCTTTTCACTTCTGACACTAAAAATCTAGCGAAGTTTGTGGTTTCTTAGTTTTTCTCTTTGTCTGGTAATCGGGTGTCTTAGCACGACACTTCTTATAATGTTTCAGACCCCAAGCGATGTATTGTGTTCATCGATTAGCGTAATTGTGTTCTAGagaagaaaattacaaaattcgtACTTGGTCAACTCACTCCAAGAACAGAAGGCATGAGAACCGAATTTGATTAAGAGGCATCCACGGCGCAGTAGTATACAAATTTACcatataaattcagtttttttaatgttagTATAGGTCACTGCGTTACGGGCGTTCCATACATAATAAGAGGCCGAATGACTCTGTGGCTTATTGGAGTGCGATGACTTGGTCTAGCAAACGATTGACTTTCGTATCTGAGTGGTGTACTTATCAGACATTGTTCTTCTTAAATAGTCAAACGTAGACTTAAGCTTACGACACATTGTAGGCCGCATACGAGCTAGACTTACTTAAGTGGGCATCATCGCATCATAATACAAAACCATCGGCCAACGCAGACATGCCTGGGATCGTTGTCATAAACTGTCGGCAGGCAGACTTTCTTTTATGTGATACGCATACGTGTGCAGGAATAAGCGGAACATTCAGTTTGAGGTTATAAATCATTTAGACTGAGCTCTCTCTGATGGCATAAAGTGTGCAcataaaaactaattaaatcaTTGTTTACCCACGGCATTAGATTTAATACAATTTCCATTTGCCATCAAAACACGCTCAtatttatgtttcattttcgaataaacccagcaaaattttaatgtgtttttaaaaagttttccgcTTCTTTGccataatattttcatatagCGAGTAAAACACATTATGCGTGTGTGTTTATTCATATTCACACAGCACCCGTACCCACATATTTATAACCCATTTTCTTGCTCGCATTTCAAAGCTTGAGTGG
This window encodes:
- the LOC119069860 gene encoding uncharacterized protein LOC119069860, with translation MLHASTSKDDGQISKAKRSKTEDNCPCSGKCLTSRCVCVKAKRDCGSTCKCKSKCKNVFGHLEYFFGADTTCDINPCFEQWLMKNAKNGVETIDRNALRDQITSSANFADSALAEEWKDDDAEEDDISKTQELFRIVFSRSSDLYYSFCDNELLEDDSYWHCDICKTCNKWRFWHCDKCNKCTYGQSLPCERCGRSSAESSDESESPFFPFF